CCCATCGAAGCCATTGGGGTTGATCCCGCGGAAGTCACGGATGCGCGGCAGCGCCGTGTGCAGGAGCTTCTCCAAAAAGATCCACATGCGGTCGCCCCGCAGCGTCACGCGCAGGCCGATGGGCATCCCCTGGCGCAGCTTAAAGTTGGAGATGGACTTTTTAGCCCGGGTCACAGCGGGGCGCTGCCCGGTGATGATGGCCAACTCCTGGCTAGCCTTCTCGAGGATTCGGCTATCGTCCTTAGCCTCCCCTAGCCCCTGGTTGATGACCACCTTGGTGATCCGAGGAGCCGCCCAGATGTTGTCGTAGCCGAAACGCTTGATCAGCTCGGGG
The Meiothermus sp. Pnk-1 genome window above contains:
- the rplE gene encoding 50S ribosomal protein L5, whose translation is MPLDVQLKTHYTEVVRPELIKRFGYDNIWAAPRITKVVINQGLGEAKDDSRILEKASQELAIITGQRPAVTRAKKSISNFKLRQGMPIGLRVTLRGDRMWIFLEKLLHTALPRIRDFRGINPNGFDGRGNYNMGLREQAIFPEITFDMVDAVRGMDIAVVTTAKTDEEAKALLELLGFPFRK